A section of the Terriglobales bacterium genome encodes:
- the phoU gene encoding phosphate signaling complex protein PhoU: protein MRTRFHQSLDELKEKLLRMGGMAEQAVDRANEAYRRRDVALCRRVLDAEHSINIMEREIDELALDLLAMQQPMAVDLRFIVAVVKINADLERVGDQAVNVVQRVLELAKLPEVDLSVDIPKVADTAAKMVRIALESFIYARADVAETVLKLDDELDELNAQTYHAMLNLMQKSPELTPQALNALLISRNLERVGDHATNIAEDVIFWVRGADVRHHFDAAPSTDAKAD from the coding sequence ATGCGTACCCGCTTTCACCAGTCACTCGACGAACTAAAGGAAAAACTGCTGCGCATGGGCGGCATGGCCGAACAGGCTGTCGACCGCGCCAACGAAGCGTACCGCCGTCGCGATGTCGCTCTCTGCCGGCGTGTTCTCGATGCGGAGCACTCCATCAACATCATGGAACGCGAGATCGATGAGCTCGCCCTCGACCTGCTCGCGATGCAGCAACCCATGGCCGTGGACCTCCGCTTCATCGTGGCCGTCGTGAAGATTAATGCCGATCTCGAACGTGTCGGCGATCAAGCCGTCAACGTCGTGCAGCGTGTGCTCGAGCTTGCTAAGCTCCCGGAGGTCGACCTCTCGGTTGACATCCCGAAAGTCGCCGACACCGCTGCCAAGATGGTTCGCATCGCTCTCGAGTCGTTCATTTACGCCCGTGCTGACGTTGCCGAAACGGTCCTGAAACTCGACGACGAACTTGACGAACTCAACGCGCAGACGTACCACGCCATGCTCAACCTGATGCAGAAGTCGCCCGAACTCACACCGCAGGCGCTGAATGCTCTTCTGATTTCCCGGAACTTGGAGCGCGTAGGAGATCACGCCACCAACATCGCCGAAGACGTCATCTTCTGGGTGCGCGGCGCCGACGTTCGCCATCACTTCGACGCCGCACCCTCCACCGACGCCAAAGCGGACTGA
- the pstB gene encoding phosphate ABC transporter ATP-binding protein PstB, producing the protein MGVEIKVRDLKAWFGATEALHGINMSIGANQVTAIIGPSGCGKSTFVRCLNRMHETIPGATMKGEIMVGDTDVYNTAAVDVRRRIGMVFQKPNPFPTMSIYDNVAAGLKLNGFRSRTRLDEIVETSLRRAALWEEVKDVLKKKSGASLSGGQQQRLCIARALAVDPEVLLMDEPASALDPISTSKIEELIEELKKNYTIVIVTHNMQQAARVAGYTGFFLLGNLIEFDKTEKIFTNPSDKRTEDYITGRFG; encoded by the coding sequence ATGGGTGTAGAAATCAAGGTACGCGATCTCAAGGCCTGGTTCGGCGCGACGGAAGCGCTGCACGGCATCAACATGAGTATCGGTGCCAATCAAGTAACGGCCATCATTGGTCCGTCAGGTTGCGGTAAGTCGACGTTCGTGCGCTGCCTGAACCGCATGCACGAAACTATTCCCGGCGCGACCATGAAAGGCGAGATCATGGTCGGCGATACGGACGTCTACAACACGGCCGCCGTTGACGTTCGCCGCCGCATCGGCATGGTGTTTCAGAAACCGAACCCCTTTCCGACGATGTCCATCTACGACAACGTGGCCGCCGGGCTCAAACTGAACGGCTTCCGCAGCCGCACAAGGTTGGACGAGATCGTCGAGACGTCGCTCCGGCGCGCTGCCTTGTGGGAAGAAGTGAAAGATGTCCTGAAGAAGAAGTCCGGCGCCAGTCTCTCCGGCGGCCAGCAACAGCGTCTCTGTATCGCTCGCGCTTTGGCGGTCGATCCCGAAGTGCTGCTCATGGATGAGCCGGCCTCGGCCCTCGACCCCATTTCGACCAGCAAGATCGAAGAACTCATCGAAGAACTGAAGAAGAACTACACAATCGTCATCGTCACCCACAACATGCAGCAGGCCGCGCGTGTAGCGGGCTATACCGGCTTCTTTCTTCTGGGAAATCTCATAGAATTCGACAAGACGGAAAAGATCTTTACGAATCCTTCCGACAAGCGTACGGAAGACTACATCACCGGAAGGTTTGGATAA
- a CDS encoding acyl-[ACP]--phospholipid O-acyltransferase: protein MANPTSYGSARPRSLGQIWALTLTVFQSAFSEYALKTLVLVLLVGSAMRELGRERSAILVGALFAVPFLFFSTPGGFLADRFSKRNVTIGTKLAELIFTALVALAIVVNNVPLAILAALMIRSGAAVFGPSKYGILPELLPESRLSQANGILQVSMFSAIVTGSWTGAWIAQRFLERQLWGAGLLMAFAATGTVISLFIPKVKAADESRRFPWNPAKELRDRVLEIRADRGLLLAVLGCAYFYFLGTILQLNTIVYGTKLLGLSEGTSALLLAALAIGVGSGSALAGYVSNNKIEHGLVPLGTIGATCAVATMAAEMPDAWALGMRLGVLGFFAGIFIVPLSAMIQHRSDERRRGAIIAAANLYSFAAVFAGSALYYMLTIQFGIGPRGVFIVSGVLTLAATVYALILLPEALVRFLLWVLTHTVYRIKIVGRENVPDKGGALFVSNHMSFVDTLLLIASTDRIIRFVIFKDIYDHPIVKPIAKIMGAIPISAKSRPREVVQSLQKASDALKNGEVVCIFAEGQITRVGHLLPFRGGLSRIIKGSTAPIVPVYLDDTSGSLLSFERGRFWWRVPQQMLNPVTVTFGKPLPPRSSAFDVRQAVQDVSTTAYAQRKKLMRPLHWWFVKRARRHPLRFAMADMRVERVNFGTLLTRTIFLGRKLKNLWAGQEMVGVLLPPSVAGAAVNYAASMMGKAPINLNYTASNEVIELSAKQAGLKTVVTSRAFLEKLPHLKPPGEVIILEDLAANPKLKDKLIALALTWLVPVRVLEKTLGREKKADVDELITVIFSSGSTGEPKGVMLTHYNVGANCRQMGQLFMLNRHDKVLGILPFFHAFGYTVTIWLPVVLGVGAVYYPNPLDAKAIGELVEKYKLTFMVATPTFLQTYMRRCTSEQFKSLQYVIVGAEKLTDRQAIAFEEQFKIRPLEGYGCTECAPVVAVNTRDYRKRGIRQIGVKRGHIGHPLPGVAVRIVNPETMEPVVLGESGLLMVKGPNIMQGYLGRPDKTAEVLQDGWYNTGDIATLDEDGFLVIADRLSRFSKIGGEMVPHVKVEEELHKAAGLSEQTFAVTSVPDEKKGERLVVLHTLPEQKLTEVLEKLATTNLPPLWKPRPNQFFRVEHLPYLGTGKMDLQGLKRIAAEMTNSEAIV from the coding sequence ATGGCGAACCCAACCAGTTACGGTTCAGCACGACCGCGGTCGCTGGGCCAGATATGGGCTCTAACACTGACCGTTTTTCAGAGTGCGTTCAGCGAGTACGCGCTTAAGACATTGGTACTGGTGCTGCTGGTGGGGTCGGCCATGCGCGAACTGGGGCGAGAGCGATCGGCGATCCTAGTGGGGGCGCTTTTCGCAGTTCCTTTCCTCTTCTTCTCGACACCGGGCGGCTTCCTGGCGGACCGGTTCAGCAAAAGAAACGTAACGATCGGCACCAAGCTGGCCGAACTGATATTCACGGCCCTGGTGGCGCTGGCGATTGTGGTGAACAACGTTCCCCTGGCAATCCTGGCGGCGCTGATGATCAGGTCCGGCGCGGCGGTGTTTGGTCCGTCGAAGTACGGAATTCTGCCGGAACTGTTGCCGGAGTCGAGACTATCGCAAGCCAATGGCATTTTGCAGGTATCGATGTTCAGCGCCATCGTGACAGGCTCGTGGACGGGAGCGTGGATCGCGCAACGTTTCCTTGAGCGTCAGTTGTGGGGCGCCGGCCTGCTGATGGCATTCGCGGCTACTGGGACGGTCATCAGCCTGTTCATTCCGAAGGTGAAGGCAGCGGATGAGAGCCGAAGATTCCCATGGAACCCGGCGAAAGAATTGCGGGACCGCGTGCTGGAGATTCGCGCGGACCGAGGCCTACTGCTGGCGGTGTTGGGATGCGCTTACTTTTACTTCCTCGGCACGATTCTGCAACTGAACACGATTGTCTACGGCACGAAGTTGCTGGGGCTAAGCGAGGGAACAAGCGCATTGCTGCTGGCGGCGCTGGCGATCGGCGTGGGGTCCGGAAGCGCGCTGGCGGGATACGTATCGAACAACAAGATTGAGCATGGCCTGGTACCGCTGGGGACGATTGGCGCCACCTGCGCCGTGGCAACGATGGCGGCCGAAATGCCTGACGCGTGGGCATTGGGGATGAGGCTGGGAGTACTGGGGTTCTTCGCCGGCATTTTCATTGTGCCGTTGTCAGCGATGATCCAGCACCGTTCGGATGAACGGCGGCGTGGAGCGATCATCGCGGCGGCCAATCTCTACTCCTTCGCGGCGGTCTTCGCCGGCTCCGCGCTGTATTACATGCTCACGATCCAGTTTGGGATCGGGCCGCGGGGGGTTTTCATCGTTTCCGGCGTGCTGACGTTGGCCGCCACGGTATATGCCCTGATACTGCTTCCGGAAGCGCTGGTGCGATTCCTGCTTTGGGTGCTAACGCACACGGTATACCGAATCAAGATCGTGGGACGGGAGAATGTACCGGATAAGGGCGGCGCACTCTTCGTGTCGAACCACATGTCGTTCGTGGATACGCTGCTACTGATTGCCTCCACGGACAGGATCATACGGTTCGTGATCTTCAAAGACATTTACGACCATCCGATTGTCAAGCCGATTGCGAAGATCATGGGAGCGATCCCGATTTCTGCGAAGTCGCGGCCGAGGGAGGTAGTGCAGTCACTGCAGAAGGCAAGCGACGCGCTGAAGAACGGCGAAGTGGTGTGCATCTTCGCAGAGGGGCAGATCACGAGGGTGGGGCATCTGCTGCCATTCCGCGGAGGGTTGAGCAGGATCATCAAGGGATCGACGGCGCCGATCGTACCGGTATACCTGGATGACACCTCGGGGTCGCTGCTGAGCTTTGAGCGAGGGCGCTTCTGGTGGCGTGTACCCCAACAGATGCTGAATCCGGTAACGGTTACATTTGGCAAACCGTTGCCGCCACGTTCGTCGGCGTTCGATGTGAGGCAGGCCGTGCAGGACGTAAGCACCACGGCGTACGCACAACGGAAGAAGTTGATGCGTCCACTGCACTGGTGGTTCGTGAAGAGGGCGCGGAGACATCCACTTCGCTTTGCCATGGCGGATATGCGCGTGGAACGAGTGAACTTCGGCACACTGCTGACGCGCACGATTTTCCTCGGCCGGAAGCTGAAGAATCTGTGGGCTGGGCAGGAGATGGTCGGGGTCTTGTTGCCGCCGTCGGTAGCAGGCGCGGCGGTAAACTACGCGGCGTCCATGATGGGGAAAGCGCCGATCAACTTGAACTACACGGCGTCGAACGAGGTAATTGAGTTGTCGGCGAAACAGGCCGGATTGAAGACGGTGGTGACGTCGAGAGCGTTCCTGGAGAAGTTACCGCACCTGAAGCCACCGGGAGAGGTCATCATCCTGGAGGACCTAGCGGCGAATCCGAAGCTCAAGGACAAGTTGATCGCGCTGGCGTTAACGTGGCTGGTACCGGTGAGGGTGCTGGAAAAGACGCTCGGGCGCGAGAAAAAAGCGGACGTCGATGAGTTGATCACGGTCATCTTCTCGAGTGGGAGCACGGGTGAACCCAAGGGCGTGATGCTGACGCACTACAACGTCGGCGCGAATTGCCGCCAGATGGGCCAGCTGTTCATGCTGAACAGGCATGACAAGGTGCTGGGGATACTTCCCTTCTTCCATGCGTTCGGCTACACGGTGACGATCTGGCTGCCGGTGGTGCTGGGGGTAGGAGCGGTGTACTATCCGAATCCGCTGGACGCGAAGGCTATTGGAGAGCTTGTCGAAAAGTACAAGCTAACGTTCATGGTAGCAACCCCGACGTTTTTGCAGACGTATATGCGGCGGTGCACGTCTGAGCAGTTCAAGTCGCTTCAATATGTGATCGTGGGCGCAGAAAAGTTGACCGACCGCCAGGCGATCGCCTTCGAGGAGCAGTTCAAGATACGTCCGCTAGAAGGCTATGGCTGCACGGAGTGCGCGCCGGTGGTGGCGGTCAACACGCGAGATTATCGCAAGCGCGGGATTCGGCAGATCGGCGTGAAGAGAGGGCATATCGGGCATCCGCTGCCCGGGGTTGCGGTGAGAATCGTGAATCCTGAGACGATGGAACCGGTGGTACTTGGCGAGTCGGGGCTGCTGATGGTTAAGGGACCGAACATCATGCAAGGGTACCTTGGGCGCCCGGACAAAACGGCTGAGGTGTTACAAGACGGCTGGTATAACACCGGCGATATCGCAACACTGGACGAAGATGGCTTCCTGGTGATTGCGGACAGGTTGAGCCGCTTCTCGAAGATCGGCGGAGAGATGGTTCCCCACGTCAAAGTAGAAGAAGAGCTTCACAAAGCGGCGGGGCTTTCGGAGCAGACGTTTGCGGTGACGAGCGTGCCCGACGAAAAGAAGGGCGAAAGGCTGGTGGTGCTGCATACGCTTCCTGAACAGAAGCTGACGGAGGTGCTGGAGAAACTTGCGACGACGAACTTACCGCCGCTATGGAAGCCGCGCCCGAACCAGTTTTTCCGCGTCGAACATCTCCCCTATCTGGGAACGGGGAAAATGGATTTGCAGGGCTTGAAGAGGATCGCCGCGGAAATGACGAATTCCGAGGCGATCGTTTAG
- a CDS encoding TonB-dependent receptor — protein MVLSLLCAFLVICSLPVLSQERFGNVTGVVTDASGAVVPDVTVTVTNKSTNRVFTAKTRNDGTFNANDLEPGRYSLLFQKTGFSRYEVPDVMVMVGRTVNVQAQLKVGGVDQKVEVVEAAPVIDTSSNIIATNVTVEELDRIPKGRSFEGVAVLAPSVNTGFADGGYQINGASAAENAYYVDGVATNSVIDGSARQGSTFDYLQEVQVKTTGLDAEYGGALGGVVSAITKSGGNEFHGDLHYYYYGNKLNAAPTERLAVSRTTATPGPYPMAYFQDGKWKNDNHEFGGSIGGPILKDKLWFYTAASPRWQSRTNYYQFTDTFGPMSRSFNQQNWFNKVSWDPISRIRTNFTFLYTPQTLKGSLYGYNEFGPNGVARDYETAKLDGNLGSRQFENSYTGQVDITLTNSTLLSVKGGRYYLNYKDTGVDFTRRWVWSGSSQGLAGVPPSLQQPDGFATPTAAQTAHDLTTRTYVQADLSQVVRFAGQHNFKFGFGTQKSVNNVLDSSAPDGLITLFWAQQCEICVSAGGQAGATPYGYYTVDDLGTIGTAGSSITHFYVQDSWKIGGRLTINAGFRTEKELIPSFRPDIKKYAIEFGYGDKLAPRIGGSFDLLGNGKVKISAGWGRYFDWTKYDLPRGTFGADRWWTFYRTIDDPNQISSISLGNLPGTNLWVEDHQDWRLPGFDTLDPGVKPMSSDAMNAGVEWEFRNNMVFTGRYVRTHLNRTIEDMGVLVNGSESYFYGNPGEGQNTEAPSCYVGGVPTCTIPMPKARRDYDAMELSVNKRFGGGWLGNVSYVYSRLYGNYSGLQSTDEILPSTYGAAYSGNQAFAGQTYRPGGNANRYFDLDQAFVDSHGNTDILGRLPTDRPHVLKFYGAKQFKFGTEVGGFFRVQSGTPITTQVYTTQGIPIYVEGRGDLGREPVFSQTDLLVAHNFKVGEKKALRFEMNIQNLFNQKTNIYTYQFYNRRDHRSSTGLRVTNGVVPDFRNGFDWQGLLTSQAATRGQIVDRDPRYGQPAEFNPGFNARFQVKFTF, from the coding sequence GTGGTTCTTTCACTGCTTTGCGCATTTCTCGTGATATGCAGCCTGCCGGTCCTTTCTCAGGAACGGTTCGGCAACGTGACTGGCGTGGTCACAGACGCCAGCGGTGCCGTCGTTCCCGACGTGACCGTCACAGTCACTAATAAATCTACAAACCGTGTCTTCACCGCGAAGACCCGTAATGACGGCACCTTCAACGCCAATGATCTGGAACCCGGACGCTACTCGCTCCTCTTCCAGAAGACTGGCTTCAGCCGTTATGAAGTTCCCGACGTGATGGTCATGGTCGGAAGAACCGTCAACGTCCAGGCCCAGTTAAAGGTCGGCGGCGTCGATCAGAAGGTGGAAGTCGTGGAAGCGGCTCCCGTGATTGACACCAGCAGCAACATCATCGCCACCAACGTCACGGTGGAAGAACTCGACCGTATTCCCAAAGGCCGCAGCTTTGAAGGCGTCGCCGTTCTGGCTCCTTCGGTCAACACCGGCTTCGCGGACGGCGGCTACCAGATCAACGGTGCTTCCGCTGCTGAAAACGCCTACTACGTAGACGGCGTTGCAACCAACTCCGTCATCGACGGTTCGGCTCGTCAGGGTTCGACCTTCGACTACCTACAGGAAGTCCAGGTTAAGACGACTGGTCTCGATGCCGAATACGGTGGCGCACTCGGTGGTGTGGTCAGCGCTATCACCAAGTCCGGTGGTAACGAGTTCCACGGCGACCTCCACTACTACTACTATGGCAATAAGCTAAACGCAGCACCGACAGAACGCCTCGCGGTCAGCCGTACCACAGCGACGCCCGGTCCGTATCCAATGGCGTACTTCCAGGATGGCAAGTGGAAGAACGATAACCACGAGTTCGGTGGTTCGATCGGCGGTCCAATCCTTAAGGACAAGCTGTGGTTCTATACTGCCGCCTCGCCTCGCTGGCAGAGCCGCACCAATTATTACCAGTTCACGGATACGTTTGGCCCCATGAGCCGCAGCTTCAACCAGCAAAACTGGTTTAACAAGGTCTCTTGGGATCCGATCAGCCGTATCCGCACCAACTTCACTTTCTTGTATACGCCCCAGACTTTGAAGGGCTCTCTTTACGGTTACAACGAGTTTGGCCCCAACGGCGTGGCTCGCGATTACGAGACCGCAAAATTGGACGGCAATCTCGGTTCCCGTCAGTTTGAAAACAGCTACACCGGCCAGGTTGACATCACCCTCACCAACAGCACTCTGCTCAGCGTTAAGGGTGGTCGCTACTACTTGAACTACAAAGACACCGGTGTGGATTTCACCCGTCGTTGGGTCTGGAGTGGTTCCTCCCAAGGCCTCGCTGGTGTTCCGCCGTCCCTGCAGCAGCCCGATGGGTTTGCAACTCCCACGGCGGCGCAGACCGCGCACGACCTCACGACTCGTACCTACGTTCAGGCTGATCTGTCGCAGGTTGTCCGCTTCGCAGGCCAGCACAACTTCAAGTTTGGATTCGGCACGCAGAAGAGCGTTAACAACGTTCTCGATAGCTCGGCTCCAGACGGACTGATCACCCTCTTCTGGGCACAGCAGTGCGAAATCTGCGTCTCTGCTGGTGGCCAGGCTGGTGCGACGCCCTACGGCTATTACACCGTGGATGACCTCGGAACCATTGGTACCGCCGGTTCTTCCATCACCCATTTCTATGTGCAGGACTCCTGGAAGATCGGTGGTCGCCTGACCATCAACGCCGGCTTCCGCACTGAGAAAGAACTCATCCCGTCGTTCCGCCCTGACATCAAGAAGTATGCAATTGAGTTCGGGTATGGCGACAAGCTGGCTCCTCGTATTGGCGGCAGCTTCGACCTCCTCGGCAACGGAAAGGTGAAAATCTCTGCTGGCTGGGGCCGTTACTTCGATTGGACCAAGTACGATCTGCCTCGCGGAACCTTCGGTGCTGATCGCTGGTGGACGTTCTACCGCACCATCGATGATCCGAACCAGATCAGCAGCATCAGCCTTGGCAACCTGCCCGGCACCAACCTCTGGGTGGAAGATCACCAGGATTGGCGCTTGCCCGGTTTCGATACTCTCGATCCTGGCGTGAAGCCGATGAGCTCGGATGCAATGAACGCTGGTGTTGAATGGGAATTCCGGAACAACATGGTCTTCACCGGCCGGTATGTCCGCACCCATCTCAACCGTACCATTGAAGATATGGGCGTTCTCGTCAACGGTTCTGAATCTTACTTCTACGGCAACCCCGGAGAAGGTCAGAACACTGAAGCTCCGTCCTGCTATGTGGGCGGCGTTCCGACTTGCACAATTCCGATGCCGAAAGCCCGCCGTGACTACGACGCGATGGAACTCTCCGTCAACAAGCGTTTCGGTGGTGGCTGGCTCGGCAACGTAAGCTACGTTTACAGCCGCCTGTACGGTAACTACTCGGGTCTGCAGAGCACGGACGAAATCCTGCCCAGCACCTACGGAGCTGCGTACAGTGGCAACCAGGCGTTCGCCGGACAGACCTATCGTCCGGGTGGAAACGCGAACCGCTACTTCGATCTTGATCAGGCTTTCGTTGACTCTCACGGAAATACGGACATCCTCGGCAGACTGCCCACGGACCGTCCGCACGTCCTGAAGTTCTACGGCGCCAAGCAGTTCAAGTTCGGTACCGAAGTCGGCGGCTTCTTCCGCGTCCAGAGCGGTACCCCGATCACGACCCAGGTCTATACCACTCAGGGTATTCCGATCTATGTCGAAGGTCGCGGTGATCTCGGCCGTGAGCCGGTCTTCAGCCAGACTGACCTGCTCGTAGCCCACAACTTCAAAGTTGGCGAAAAGAAGGCTCTGCGGTTCGAAATGAACATCCAGAACCTCTTCAACCAGAAAACGAACATTTACACCTACCAGTTCTACAACCGTCGCGATCATCGTTCGTCCACCGGTCTCCGTGTGACCAACGGTGTCGTGCCCGACTTCCGGAACGGTTTCGATTGGCAGGGCTTGCTGACCAGCCAGGCGGCTACTCGTGGACAGATCGTGGATAGAGATCCTCGCTACGGTCAGCCTGCCGAGTTCAACCCCGGCTTCAATGCTCGTTTCCAGGTGAAGTTCACCTTCTAA
- a CDS encoding aldolase/citrate lyase family protein: MSSIAHTETTQTYTAGRSGKDVRSDLAVHFTPRNSGGIEIELVSRVATYYGDSIKAQVLDVLKQMSVVDASVKIEDEGALPFVISARVEAAVRRAWSGKGKRVLPERTAHIPAAQRDRLRRSRLYLPGSEPKYFTNAALHQPDAVILDLEDSVHPSEKDASRILVRNALRCIDFAQCERMVRINQLPLGLADLEEVIPEHPDLILIPKTETPEQVIEVARKIAEVKRQYAMSGPIWLMPILESALGIENAFAIAKADESVVALTIGLEDYTADLGVVKTVEGSESLYARTRLVNAAKAAGVQAIDSVFGDVGDMDGLRAWGERSRGMGFEGMGCIHPGQIEIIHRAYAPTDKEIEKALKIVVAFEDAKAQGLGVVSLGSKMIDPPVVSRAVKLVQRAKQMGLVQ; encoded by the coding sequence ATGTCCAGCATTGCACACACAGAAACAACCCAGACTTACACAGCTGGTCGGAGCGGAAAGGATGTCCGCTCCGATCTGGCTGTTCACTTCACTCCACGCAATTCCGGCGGAATCGAGATCGAATTGGTCTCGCGGGTAGCGACTTATTACGGTGATTCCATCAAGGCGCAAGTCCTCGACGTCCTGAAGCAGATGTCCGTTGTGGACGCTTCCGTGAAGATTGAGGACGAAGGCGCGTTGCCGTTCGTCATTTCGGCACGAGTGGAAGCAGCGGTCCGTCGTGCGTGGAGCGGAAAGGGCAAGCGCGTTTTGCCGGAACGAACTGCGCACATTCCCGCGGCACAACGGGATCGGCTGAGAAGATCGCGGCTGTACTTGCCAGGTTCGGAGCCTAAGTACTTTACCAATGCGGCGCTTCATCAGCCCGATGCGGTGATTCTCGATCTGGAAGATTCGGTCCATCCGAGCGAGAAGGACGCGTCGCGAATCCTCGTCCGCAACGCTTTGCGCTGTATCGACTTCGCTCAGTGCGAGCGCATGGTACGTATCAACCAGCTTCCGCTTGGACTGGCTGATCTGGAAGAAGTCATTCCTGAACATCCTGACCTGATCCTGATTCCGAAGACCGAAACGCCGGAACAAGTCATCGAAGTGGCGCGCAAGATCGCCGAAGTGAAGCGGCAGTACGCGATGTCAGGTCCGATCTGGCTGATGCCGATCCTCGAATCAGCGCTTGGCATCGAGAACGCGTTTGCCATCGCCAAGGCCGATGAATCCGTCGTCGCCCTTACGATTGGCCTCGAAGACTACACAGCCGATCTCGGAGTGGTGAAGACCGTCGAAGGCAGCGAGTCCCTTTATGCGCGAACACGCCTGGTAAATGCCGCGAAAGCCGCAGGCGTTCAGGCGATCGATTCGGTCTTCGGCGATGTTGGTGACATGGATGGATTGCGCGCGTGGGGCGAGCGCTCGCGCGGAATGGGCTTTGAGGGAATGGGCTGCATTCATCCGGGACAGATCGAGATCATTCATCGAGCTTATGCTCCAACGGACAAAGAGATCGAGAAGGCGCTGAAGATCGTTGTGGCATTCGAAGACGCCAAGGCGCAAGGTCTTGGGGTGGTTTCGCTGGGGTCGAAGATGATCGATCCTCCAGTCGTGAGCCGCGCAGTCAAACTGGTGCAGCGCGCGAAACAGATGGGATTAGTGCAATGA
- a CDS encoding citrate lyase subunit alpha — protein sequence MSIDTQVAVELEKNAAGRIVPLNVNGREQTPFQGVGNYEPKGRKAAPPIRSNRDYPENGDKRVPDLETALRLCGLSNGMVISSHHHLRDGDVIALQALQTAAKMGVRDSMWFPSASFPSQKPVIDLMENGVVHHIEGSMNGPLGDYCTQGKMRGMGILRSHGGRWQAIQDGEVHIDIAVIAAPTADPFGNATGSIGKSACGSLGFALADSMYADRVIVVTDNLVPFPCIPWQIQGNNVDYVVEVPSIGDPSKIVSGTTQITRSPDRLMIARYVAEFLRDTGIMHDGFSFQAGAGGIALAFVDYLRAMMKQAGVKARFVRGGSTKFLVELLNEGLADYILDGQTFDLDGVRSLATNPRHVASSPFTSYNYHGKGNFASMIDAVVLGATEVDVNFNANVVTHSDGRLLHGIGGWQNCLFAGCSILALPSFRDRIPVIVDEVTTITGPGEMVDVVVTERGIAINPLRQDLIDAAKGSKLPIRTIQDIQREVYAICGGAPQKPKRTEKPVAVVKWVDGTVLDTVWGL from the coding sequence ATGAGCATCGATACACAAGTCGCAGTGGAACTGGAGAAGAACGCAGCGGGAAGAATTGTTCCGCTCAACGTTAACGGCCGCGAACAAACACCGTTTCAGGGAGTTGGGAATTACGAGCCGAAAGGCCGCAAAGCTGCTCCGCCGATTCGGTCGAACCGCGATTATCCCGAGAACGGCGACAAGCGCGTTCCGGATTTGGAAACTGCACTCCGTCTTTGCGGCTTGAGTAATGGAATGGTGATTTCGTCGCACCATCATTTGCGCGATGGCGACGTGATCGCTTTGCAGGCACTGCAAACAGCGGCGAAGATGGGTGTTCGCGACTCGATGTGGTTTCCGTCAGCTTCGTTCCCTTCGCAGAAGCCCGTGATCGATCTGATGGAAAATGGAGTCGTTCATCATATTGAAGGATCGATGAACGGTCCGCTTGGTGATTACTGCACGCAAGGCAAGATGCGCGGAATGGGCATCCTGCGCTCGCACGGCGGAAGATGGCAAGCGATTCAGGATGGTGAAGTTCATATTGATATCGCAGTCATTGCCGCGCCGACAGCTGATCCATTTGGAAACGCAACAGGCTCGATCGGCAAGTCGGCTTGCGGATCGCTTGGCTTTGCGCTCGCCGATTCGATGTATGCAGATCGCGTGATTGTCGTAACCGATAACCTGGTTCCGTTTCCGTGCATTCCGTGGCAGATCCAGGGCAACAACGTTGACTATGTTGTCGAAGTGCCTTCGATTGGCGATCCTTCAAAAATCGTTTCTGGGACGACGCAGATCACGCGAAGTCCCGATCGACTGATGATCGCTCGCTACGTCGCAGAGTTTTTGCGCGATACGGGGATCATGCACGACGGTTTCTCATTCCAAGCCGGTGCCGGGGGCATCGCTTTGGCCTTCGTCGATTATCTGCGGGCGATGATGAAGCAGGCCGGCGTGAAGGCCCGCTTCGTGCGCGGCGGTTCGACGAAGTTCCTGGTCGAACTTCTTAATGAAGGCTTGGCCGACTACATCCTCGACGGCCAGACGTTCGATCTTGACGGCGTTCGTTCGCTGGCGACGAACCCGCGGCACGTGGCGAGTTCTCCGTTCACCTCCTACAACTACCACGGCAAGGGCAACTTCGCCTCGATGATCGATGCAGTTGTGCTCGGTGCAACCGAGGTTGACGTGAATTTCAACGCCAACGTGGTCACTCACTCGGACGGACGGCTTCTTCACGGCATCGGCGGGTGGCAAAACTGCCTCTTCGCGGGGTGCAGCATTCTGGCTTTACCGTCGTTCCGTGACCGCATCCCGGTGATTGTGGACGAGGTCACGACCATCACCGGCCCCGGCGAGATGGTTGACGTAGTCGTTACGGAGCGCGGGATTGCGATCAATCCGCTCCGGCAGGATCTGATTGATGCGGCAAAAGGATCGAAGCTGCCGATCCGCACGATCCAGGACATTCAGCGCGAAGTTTATGCGATTTGCGGTGGTGCGCCGCAGAAGCCGAAGCGAACCGAGAAGCCTGTGGCGGTAGTGAAGTGGGTGGACGGCACGGTGCTCGACACGGTCTGGGGTCTCTAG